A region of the Pseudomonadota bacterium genome:
CTCGAAGATCTTCTCGAGGTCGGCGGGCGCGATGCCGTGACCCGTGTCGGCCACGCAGATGACCACCTCGCCGTTCGAAGCGCTGGCCTCGATGCACACGCGGTCGTTCGGACGCGAGTACTTGATGGCGTTGTCGGTGAGGTTGAGCAGCACCTGGCGGATGCGATCTTCGTCGGCGCTCACGGCCGGCAGATCGACGGGAGCGCTGATGCTGAGCTCGACCTGTGCCTTGCGCGCGTGAGGCTGCAACACGGCGGCGGTATCTTCAATCATCTTGCGCGGATCGACCGATCGCATGCGCATCTGGATCTGGCGCGCGTCGACCAGCGAGAGATCGAGAAGGTCCTTGATCAGCCGCTCGAGACGCCGCGATTCATCGTAGATGATCTGCAGCCATCGAGCGCAGAGCGCCGGGTCGTCCTTCGCGCCACCGAGCAGGGTCTCGGCGTACCCCTCGATGCAGGTGAGCGGCGTGCGCAGCTCATGCGAGACGTTGCTCACGAAGCTCGACATGAGCTGGTCCATGCGCGATTTGAACGCGGCCTCGTTGCAGGCCTCTTCCACCAGGCGGGCCACGCTCTTGCGACCGTTCCGGAGCAGCGAGGTCGAGCCGGAGTGCAGCTCCACGGGCTCGAGGATGCCGAGATCGGCGCGGCGATCGTTGATCTCGGTGGTGAGACGCGCCACGATGCGCTCTCGAACGAGTCGCAGGTCATTCATGCTGAACTGCTTCTTCGAGCGCGGCGGTGAGAAGAGGAAGAGCACGAAGGTGTCAGCACCAGGACGCTGCACCGCCACGAGATCGGCCTCACGAAAGAGCTTTCCTCGAAGCGCGTCGACAACGCGGCCGATGCAGCCGAGAAGCGCGTGTCCCGCCGCCTTGCCGTAGCGATCCTGCAAGCCGTGGAACCCCACCACATCGAAGAAGACGAACCCGATCTCGCCCTGACGTGACAGCTCCTCACGAACACGCCCGTGCACCGACGAGAGCACGGGCAGCTTCGTGAACGGATCGAATCCCGCGGCTACGCGGCGCGTCGACGTGCGATTCTCGGCCATTGTGGGGGTATTTCCCGCGCCCTCTCCGGTGTACCTGCTGCGACCACTCCCATCTGACGGTGATGGCGCCGCTACGCCACGCCGCTGCGTTGCGACGCGCGCATCCAGGCCCGCACGCCGCGATAGGCGATCGACGAGAACCACGCGACCTGCACCGCCACAAGGGGGGCAACCACGGGCAGCAGCCAGCGCGACTCGATCATGGCGTACATGGCGCCCAATGTGTACAGCACGCTGACGAAGCACACCACCGAGACCGAGAACGCGGGATGCAGCGAGCAGAAGAGCACGAACAGCACGAATGCCGTGCCGCACACCAGCAGAACGTGCTGGGCGGTGGTCAGCGTGATGAGGGCATCGGAGCCCATCAGGGTGAAGACGATGTTCGCGGTGAGCTCGAGCGCGGTCATGGGGTCGCCGCGACCGCCCCCTTTGCTGAAGGGGGTGCGAATGTCGTTGGCGCTGCCCGGCAGGGTGCTGCCGAGCAGAACCACCGCCCCCTTCACCTCCTTCGACAGATCGCCACCGCCGAGCACGCGCTTGAGGCCGATGGTGGTGAACGTGCGCCCAGGTGGCCCCGCCCACGAGATGGGGAAGCGCGCGCCTCCCATGTCGACGAAGCCCCTCGGGGTGAAGGTGGGATTCTTGTACCGCGCCCGGAGCATCGCGAGCGCGAGACAGACCGGAGGGGGATCCACCCCGGCGGGCGACACCTGGAAGTGGCGGGCGATGCCGTCCTCATCGAGGGGCACGTCGCAGAAGCCTGTGGCGCATCTGAAGCCAGAAGCTCCACTTCCCGCGTCGATGCGCGACGCCAGGACAACGTCGTCGGCGCCGTCAACGACAGCGGCAAGCGCGCGGGTCTGGGCAGGGTCTCCCCCCGCGCCTTGGAAGACCACGGTGACCCCGATGCCTTCCGCGCCCGCCTTGCGAAGCCGCTCGATGGCGCGCGCATACGAGGCGCGCGGGAGAGGCCAGTGCAGCCCCAGCTCGTGGAGCGATTCCTCGTCGATGGTGACCAGCACGATGCGCGAGGTGTCGGCCTCAGAGAGCTGACGCCAGGCCAGCACCCGACGATCGAACACCTTGTCTTCGAGCCTTCTCAGCGCCGGAAGGCGCATCAGCAGAAGCGCCGCAAGCGCGACCACCAGGCCGGTCCCGGCGCGGATGGCCGCCGACCGGGGGAGGTCGTTCACGGGGCAGGTACGGCCGGGAGGGTCATGGTGAAGCAGCTTCCCTGGCCCTCACGGCTACGCGCCTCGAGACGTCCTCCGAAGGCCTGGACGATCTCGCGGGCAATGGGAAGCCCCAGCCCGGTGCCCCCCAGCTGGGCGGCCGGACCGCGCGTGACCCGCGCGAAGCGCTCGAAGATGCGATCCATCTCGTCGGCGGCGATGCCCACGCCGTTGTCATGCACCTCGAGCAGCACCGACGACGCCTCGCACCGCGCGACAAGACGAACGCGCCCGGTCTCGCCCGCCTTCTCGGCCACCAGCGCGTTCAGGCCCACGATCTTGATGGCGTTGTCGAGCACGTTGGTCACCGCCTGCGACAGCAGCGCCTCGTTCGCGCGCACCGGAGGAAGCGACGACGCCACATCGACGTCGAGGCGCACACACTTCTGCGCCACCAGGGGCGCCAGGTTGGTGGTGACCTCACCCACGACCCGTGACACCGAGACCGGGCCCAGCGGCGCATCAGACGGGGAGGGGCGCTCGCCCGCATCGAGGAGCCCCACCAGAAGCCTCGCCATGCGGTTCGTCTCGTCATTGATGATCTGGAGGAAGCGGCGAAGGATGGCGGGCTCGCTGTAGCCGCCTTCGAGAAGGGTCTCGACGTAGCCCTTGATCGAGGTCAGGGGGATGCGCATCTCCTCGGCGATGCGACCCACCAGGGTGCTCACGTCTCGCTCGATACGCTGCAGGGAGGTGACGTCGCGCAGAACCGCCACGGCCCCCGCGAGGCGCCCCTCGGATCCGTGCACCGCCAGGAACTGGGCCTGGAGGGCGCGCTGGTCAGGCATGAGCACAAGCCGATCGTGGGCATCGGTTCCACCCGACTTCACCACCCTGGCGAATGCCCGGGTGAAGTCGCTCATCTCGAGGGCGTCCCAGATCTTCTGACCGATGGCAGCAGACGCGGCGACGCCGAACATGACCTCGGCGGAGCGGTTGAAGAAGTGGATGCGACCCTCTTTGTCGATGCCGATGCAGGCCTCGTCGAAATGGTCGACGAGGTGCTCGGTGAGGATGCCGACGATCTTCTTGGGCACGGTCTCGAACCGGCCCTACTCTTTCTCCTCGTACTGGAACTTGTATCCGATGCCGTGCACGGTCTTGAGGTAGCGAGGCGAGGCCGGATCTTCCTCGATCTTCTGGCGCAGGCGGCGCATGTGCACGTCGACGGTGCGCGTATCACCCAGGTAGTCATACCCCCACAGCTGCTCGAGCAGGTAGTCACGGGTGAAGACCTTGCCGGGATTGGTGCAGAGCAGCTTGAGCAGATCGAACTCCTTGGGCTTGAGATCGACCTCTTCGCCCTTGAGCCGGACCTCATGCTTGACGAGGTTGATGGTGAGGTTGTCGAAGGCGAGCTCGTCCTTCTCTTCGGCCTTCGAACTGGTTCGACGCAGAACGGCCTTCACGCGCGCCACCAGCTCACGCGGGCTGAAGGGCTTGGTGACGTAGTCATCGGCCCCGAGCTCGAGCCCGAGGATCTTGTCGATCTCCTCAGACTTGGCCGTGGCCATGATGATGGGCGTCTTGGTCTCCTTGCGAAGGGTGCGACACACGTCGAGGCCACCGGTGCCCGGCAGCATCACATCGAGGATGATGAGATCCGGCCGCTCCTGACGAGAAACGTTGAGGGCCTCGAGCCCGTCGTATGCAGAAACGACGTCGTAGCCCTCTTTCTCGAGGTTGTATTTCACGAGCTCGACGATGTTGCGCTCGTCGTCGACGACCAGAATCTTTTCCTTCGCCAAGACGGCTCTCCTCTCTTATCGCAAGGCCGCCAGCATCGCCAGGCGCCCCGTCTCTCGCCGATCGCGCCGATATGAAAAGAAGAGGTCGGCCCGGCAGGCCGTGCAGAGACGACTCACTGCGATGTTCCGCCGGGGCACCCCTGCTCGCTGCAGCTGCAGCACGTTCAGCTGCCAGAGGTCGATGCTGTACTTGTCATTAGTTATCAACGACGCGACCAAATCCTGCCAATCAGGAAAGCGGTCACGCACGGGCCCGGCAACGTCGTCATGCACCTCGAAGCAGCACGGTCCGATCGACGCCCCCAGACCGCACAGCAGCTGCGCCGGATCGGTGCCGTAGCGCGCCTGCATGGCCGCCACCGTGGCGCCGGCCACGTCATCGACGGTGCCTCGCCATCCGGCGTGAGCAAGCCCCAGGGCGGGTCGCTGCGGATCGAACAAGACGATGGGCACGCAGTCGGCAGTGTAGATCACCAGGGGCAGGCCCGGCTGATCGGTGATCACCGCGTCGGCGGGCGCCATCTCCGGACCGCAGCCGAACGTGCCGCTCCCCTGCCCTACCGTGTGCACCGCGTTGCCGTGCACGAGCCGGATGTACTCGAGCACCTCGAAGCCGCCGAACGCTTCTCCGAAGCGCGCGCGGTTCACGCGCACGTTCTCGCCGTCATCACGGGTGGTGGTTCCGAGGTTGAGGCTGTCGAACGGGGCAGGGCTCACCCCACCGCGCCGGGTGGAGAACCCGCAGGTCACCTTTCCGGTGGCCTCGAGCAGCGGAAAGTCGAAATAAGGAGCACGGCCCTCGACCTCGACGAGACGTGCGTCAGACGGGGGCGTCGGGCTCATGCGATCACGCGGGCGCACCCACCGTGAGCGCGGTGCGCTGGGCCATGAAGTCTTTGGCGCGATAGAGCTCCTTGAGCATCTTCTCGCGCAGATCGTCGGTCTGCACCACGTCCCACGGCATCATGAACGACGGGTCGCGCTCGGCGTAGAGGAACCCGTCGAGGTCGAGCCCCTCCTCGTCGCAGGCCCGTTGCCAGTCGCGGGGAGAGCCGCTCCAGTACACCTTCTCGAGCACCCGCCCGAGGCGGCGATCGGCCCGCGCGCACAGGCCCTGTATCTTGACCCAGCGCGGACTCTCCATGTTGAACTTCAACGCGGGGGCCTTCTTGAAGTGCGCGGCGACGCGACGCATGTTCGC
Encoded here:
- a CDS encoding diguanylate cyclase translates to MAENRTSTRRVAAGFDPFTKLPVLSSVHGRVREELSRQGEIGFVFFDVVGFHGLQDRYGKAAGHALLGCIGRVVDALRGKLFREADLVAVQRPGADTFVLFLFSPPRSKKQFSMNDLRLVRERIVARLTTEINDRRADLGILEPVELHSGSTSLLRNGRKSVARLVEEACNEAAFKSRMDQLMSSFVSNVSHELRTPLTCIEGYAETLLGGAKDDPALCARWLQIIYDESRRLERLIKDLLDLSLVDARQIQMRMRSVDPRKMIEDTAAVLQPHARKAQVELSISAPVDLPAVSADEDRIRQVLLNLTDNAIKYSRPNDRVCIEASASNGEVVICVADTGHGIAPADLEKIFERFYRAESGITATKHGRGLGLAIAKQFIEAHGGSISVKSQLSKGSRFEFTLPIEPLEE
- a CDS encoding CHASE2 domain-containing protein, producing the protein MNDLPRSAAIRAGTGLVVALAALLLMRLPALRRLEDKVFDRRVLAWRQLSEADTSRIVLVTIDEESLHELGLHWPLPRASYARAIERLRKAGAEGIGVTVVFQGAGGDPAQTRALAAVVDGADDVVLASRIDAGSGASGFRCATGFCDVPLDEDGIARHFQVSPAGVDPPPVCLALAMLRARYKNPTFTPRGFVDMGGARFPISWAGPPGRTFTTIGLKRVLGGGDLSKEVKGAVVLLGSTLPGSANDIRTPFSKGGGRGDPMTALELTANIVFTLMGSDALITLTTAQHVLLVCGTAFVLFVLFCSLHPAFSVSVVCFVSVLYTLGAMYAMIESRWLLPVVAPLVAVQVAWFSSIAYRGVRAWMRASQRSGVA
- a CDS encoding PAS domain-containing protein, yielding MPKKIVGILTEHLVDHFDEACIGIDKEGRIHFFNRSAEVMFGVAASAAIGQKIWDALEMSDFTRAFARVVKSGGTDAHDRLVLMPDQRALQAQFLAVHGSEGRLAGAVAVLRDVTSLQRIERDVSTLVGRIAEEMRIPLTSIKGYVETLLEGGYSEPAILRRFLQIINDETNRMARLLVGLLDAGERPSPSDAPLGPVSVSRVVGEVTTNLAPLVAQKCVRLDVDVASSLPPVRANEALLSQAVTNVLDNAIKIVGLNALVAEKAGETGRVRLVARCEASSVLLEVHDNGVGIAADEMDRIFERFARVTRGPAAQLGGTGLGLPIAREIVQAFGGRLEARSREGQGSCFTMTLPAVPAP
- a CDS encoding DNA-binding response regulator, with protein sequence MAKEKILVVDDERNIVELVKYNLEKEGYDVVSAYDGLEALNVSRQERPDLIILDVMLPGTGGLDVCRTLRKETKTPIIMATAKSEEIDKILGLELGADDYVTKPFSPRELVARVKAVLRRTSSKAEEKDELAFDNLTINLVKHEVRLKGEEVDLKPKEFDLLKLLCTNPGKVFTRDYLLEQLWGYDYLGDTRTVDVHMRRLRQKIEEDPASPRYLKTVHGIGYKFQYEEKE
- the pgeF gene encoding peptidoglycan editing factor PgeF; the protein is MRPRDRMSPTPPSDARLVEVEGRAPYFDFPLLEATGKVTCGFSTRRGGVSPAPFDSLNLGTTTRDDGENVRVNRARFGEAFGGFEVLEYIRLVHGNAVHTVGQGSGTFGCGPEMAPADAVITDQPGLPLVIYTADCVPIVLFDPQRPALGLAHAGWRGTVDDVAGATVAAMQARYGTDPAQLLCGLGASIGPCCFEVHDDVAGPVRDRFPDWQDLVASLITNDKYSIDLWQLNVLQLQRAGVPRRNIAVSRLCTACRADLFFSYRRDRRETGRLAMLAALR